From a region of the Synechococcus sp. PCC 7502 genome:
- a CDS encoding FAD-dependent oxidoreductase produces MISKYTLAFVGGLVALSAVPALAQTPKVNIQSEECDILIAGGGLAGSAAAYESLLAGKTVCVTEITDWVGGQISAQGTSALDERKTQRSLLFFNRGYLELRERIQKRYGMLNPGGCWVSSSCFMPKDGHELLFSMLQDAAKTGKGTLKWYPNTVIKDLDISNGIINNAIAISHKPAPNAPPLNTLPLSQTILDAYSYQDSPSFTKAVTKFIPKSGSTNLPANSAPKWYVIDATETGELIGLADVPYRLGIDPLSYLEPSSSSRTADPYCPQGFTYTFAMQATAQTQTYEIPSFYARYAPYYSYELPSLASFPFVFTYRRIFTPNPAKFEGIDFSFYKKDEAVVVGDISMQNWTWGNDYRPGTSNDNLIYSREQLQASGQLKKGGWMGGLRASTLEQAELLAKGYFYWLVTGTTDSQLKDIPKLPNPNYIFLSGLDSPMGTRHGLSKYPYMREGRRIIGRPSWGYPTGFTISEIDISRRNYNDDYYKKNLPPQMYANLRVALAGLESAAAITGSTPSSEIPIRTRSTIYPDTVGIGHYAIDFHPCLNLSPVETVGNTERAGERRGQGQAYPFQIPLRALIPQKIDNLLIAGKSIATSHIAAAAYRVHSFEWSSGVAAGITASFALEQKIAPFELVNNLPRPEPKLAELQKRIEKSGNPIAFPDTSIFNQDWSKWE; encoded by the coding sequence ATGATTTCTAAATACACATTAGCTTTTGTTGGCGGACTAGTTGCCCTTAGTGCAGTTCCCGCTTTAGCTCAAACTCCAAAAGTAAATATTCAATCCGAAGAATGCGATATTTTAATTGCTGGCGGTGGGTTAGCGGGATCGGCAGCAGCCTATGAGAGCCTATTGGCAGGTAAGACTGTATGTGTAACCGAAATTACCGATTGGGTGGGGGGACAAATTTCTGCCCAAGGTACATCAGCTTTAGATGAACGTAAAACTCAGCGATCGCTATTATTTTTTAATCGTGGGTACTTAGAGTTAAGGGAAAGAATCCAAAAACGCTATGGCATGTTAAATCCTGGTGGTTGCTGGGTAAGTTCCTCGTGCTTTATGCCCAAGGATGGACATGAGTTACTATTTTCCATGCTCCAAGATGCGGCTAAAACTGGAAAAGGTACTTTGAAATGGTATCCAAATACGGTTATTAAGGATTTAGATATTAGCAATGGCATTATTAACAATGCGATCGCCATTAGCCATAAACCCGCCCCCAATGCACCACCCTTAAATACATTACCCCTGTCCCAAACAATTTTAGATGCCTATAGTTACCAAGATTCACCATCATTTACTAAGGCTGTCACAAAGTTTATTCCCAAATCTGGGTCAACTAACCTACCTGCTAACTCAGCACCCAAGTGGTACGTAATAGATGCTACCGAAACTGGTGAATTAATTGGTTTAGCTGATGTACCTTACCGTTTAGGGATTGATCCGCTTTCCTATTTAGAGCCATCCTCTTCTAGTCGTACCGCCGATCCCTACTGCCCCCAAGGATTTACCTATACCTTTGCGATGCAGGCAACAGCCCAAACCCAAACCTATGAAATCCCCAGCTTTTATGCCCGTTATGCTCCTTACTACAGCTATGAGTTGCCCAGCCTAGCTAGTTTTCCCTTTGTCTTTACCTATCGTCGGATTTTTACACCCAATCCTGCTAAGTTTGAAGGTATAGATTTTAGCTTTTACAAAAAAGATGAAGCGGTTGTAGTCGGCGATATTTCTATGCAGAACTGGACTTGGGGTAATGATTATCGACCAGGTACGAGTAATGACAACTTAATTTATAGCCGTGAGCAGCTTCAAGCCTCTGGACAGTTAAAAAAAGGGGGTTGGATGGGTGGACTGAGAGCAAGTACCCTTGAACAGGCAGAGCTATTGGCAAAGGGCTATTTTTACTGGTTGGTGACTGGAACCACCGATTCCCAACTTAAAGATATTCCCAAACTGCCTAATCCCAACTATATTTTTCTGTCAGGTTTAGATTCTCCCATGGGTACACGTCATGGTTTGTCTAAGTATCCCTATATGCGCGAAGGACGCAGAATTATTGGCAGACCAAGTTGGGGCTATCCCACGGGTTTTACGATCTCTGAAATTGATATTTCTCGCCGTAATTACAATGATGACTACTACAAAAAAAATCTCCCTCCCCAAATGTATGCCAATTTAAGAGTGGCTTTAGCTGGATTAGAAAGTGCCGCTGCCATCACCGGTTCTACCCCTAGTAGTGAAATTCCGATTAGAACTCGTTCCACCATCTATCCTGATACCGTGGGCATTGGTCACTATGCCATTGACTTCCATCCTTGCCTGAATCTTAGTCCTGTGGAAACTGTAGGAAATACGGAAAGAGCAGGGGAAAGACGAGGACAGGGACAGGCTTATCCTTTCCAAATTCCCCTACGGGCATTAATTCCGCAAAAAATTGATAATTTGTTAATTGCTGGAAAAAGTATTGCCACTAGTCACATTGCCGCCGCCGCCTATCGAGTGCATTCCTTTGAGTGGTCATCGGGCGTGGCAGCAGGAATTACCGCCAGTTTTGCCCTAGAACAAAAGATTGCACCCTTTGAACTAGTTAATAATTTACCTCGCCCAGAACCTAAATTGGCAGAATTACAAAAACGCATTGAAAAATCTGGTAATCCTATTGCTTTTCCAGATACTTCGATTTTTAATCAAGATTGGAGTAAGTGGGAGTAG
- a CDS encoding LptA/OstA family protein, with translation MTNHLTKLYIGVALGISTILGTTVTMAQPANTALTIRADIQEADSRNGIITARGNVKMNYPARQIDATSAKAQYFSKERRIVLSGNVVVTQKGNVIKAETITYLIDQAKFEALPVTNQQVESVYIVPDQSLPQNPATVPATEIKPSFKNRVSPTVPKT, from the coding sequence ATGACTAATCATTTAACGAAGCTATATATCGGAGTTGCTCTTGGTATTTCCACAATACTGGGTACAACTGTGACAATGGCACAGCCTGCGAATACGGCATTGACAATTCGGGCAGATATTCAAGAAGCAGATTCTCGAAACGGTATTATTACAGCCCGTGGTAATGTCAAGATGAACTATCCTGCCCGTCAAATTGACGCTACTTCAGCCAAAGCTCAATATTTCTCTAAGGAACGACGTATAGTTTTATCGGGGAATGTGGTAGTAACTCAGAAAGGTAACGTGATTAAAGCGGAAACCATTACCTATTTAATTGATCAAGCTAAATTTGAGGCTTTGCCTGTTACTAATCAGCAGGTGGAATCAGTGTATATAGTTCCCGATCAAAGCTTGCCTCAAAATCCTGCCACAGTGCCAGCTACGGAAATTAAACCCTCATTTAAAAATCGTGTGAGTCCTACGGTACCTAAAACTTAA
- a CDS encoding mechanosensitive ion channel family protein, giving the protein MDVNQVIKTAADLITQAGLKIVAAIILWFVGRKLVSLAVKITSTALAKSRTEPTIIHYLGSTISVVLNIILIVALLGFFGIETTSFAALLAAAGVAIGAAWSGLLSNFAAGAFLVVFRPFKVGDFISVAGLSGTVREIGIFFTIIDTPDHVQTIIGNNKILSDNIQNYTSNAYRRVDLTATIDYSVDHNHAMQILREGLDQIPNVLPTPAPDVEILEFSPSGVVLAIRPYCKPTSYWQVYFDANRLIRESFVDAGFPVPQQHLAVQQVAQSN; this is encoded by the coding sequence ATGGATGTTAACCAAGTAATTAAAACTGCTGCCGATCTAATTACCCAAGCAGGATTAAAGATCGTTGCAGCAATTATTTTATGGTTTGTGGGGCGTAAGTTAGTTAGCTTAGCTGTAAAAATTACTTCTACAGCTCTGGCTAAAAGTCGTACCGAGCCTACAATCATTCATTATTTGGGATCAACTATTTCCGTAGTCCTCAATATTATTTTAATTGTTGCTCTTTTAGGCTTTTTTGGGATTGAAACAACTTCCTTTGCGGCTTTATTAGCGGCGGCTGGTGTGGCGATCGGAGCGGCATGGAGTGGGCTTTTATCAAATTTTGCGGCGGGAGCATTTCTAGTTGTGTTTCGCCCATTTAAAGTTGGAGATTTCATATCTGTAGCGGGTTTATCTGGAACGGTTAGGGAAATTGGTATATTTTTTACAATTATAGATACCCCTGATCACGTTCAAACCATCATTGGTAACAACAAAATTCTGTCTGATAATATCCAAAACTATACTAGCAATGCCTATCGTCGGGTTGATTTAACAGCTACTATTGACTACAGCGTTGATCATAACCATGCTATGCAAATTTTGCGGGAAGGTTTAGATCAAATTCCTAATGTACTGCCCACGCCTGCGCCAGATGTGGAAATTTTAGAGTTTAGTCCGTCAGGTGTAGTGTTAGCTATCCGCCCCTATTGCAAACCCACCAGCTATTGGCAAGTCTATTTTGATGCAAACCGCTTAATTCGGGAATCATTTGTAGATGCTGGTTTCCCAGTCCCGCAGCAACATCTGGCAGTTCAGCAAGTAGCTCAAAGTAATTAA